A window of Salmo trutta chromosome 5, fSalTru1.1, whole genome shotgun sequence contains these coding sequences:
- the rnf150b gene encoding RING finger protein 150, whose protein sequence is MSLIQACRSLALSTWLLSFCFVHLLCLDFTVAEREEWYTAFVNITYIDPVTSEVRTEKAEYGRYGEHSLKREAKGIVVLPSLTQDRQACDPGTRFTVPVQDSAWIALIARGNCTFKDKIRNASSQNASAIVIFNVGSSNSNDTITMPHSGMGDVVAIMIPEPKGREVAALLERNVTVTMHITIGTRNLQKYVSRTSVVFVSISFIILMIISLAWLVFYYIQRFRYVNARDRYQRRLGDAAKKAINKLQVRTIRKGDGETESDFDNCAVCIEGYKPNDVVRILPCRHLFHKNCVDPWLLDHRTCPMCKIDILKALGIALNADCLDDLPLDYEMVGVEGLVLEAVVSAGSSDGTLSEGGSVVLDPGMRRVGLPQDYHNPDPLRDSPITVTTDTHTGELLPMTSSASVASLVIAVETGLSDEDLSLEQPAPTGDNKS, encoded by the exons ATGTCGCTGATCCAGGCCTGCCGCAGTTTAGCCCTGTCTACATGGCTCCTGTCGTTTTGTTTCGTTCACCTCCTGTGTTTGGACTTTACCGTGGCCGAGAGAGAGGAATGGTACACCGCTTTCGTTAATATCACCTACATAGACCCGGTCACGTCTGAAGTCCGGACGGAGAAAGCAGAATACGGGCGATACGGGGAACATTCGCTGAAACGCGAAGCAAAAGGAATCGTTGTACTTCCTTCTCTCACCCAGGATAGACAAGCCTGTGATCCCGGTACCCGGTTCACTGTTCCGGTCCAAGACAGTGCGTGGATAGCTCTGATTGCCAGGGGAAACTGCACATTTAAAGATAAAATACGAAACGCATCGAGTCAAAACGCATCGGCCATCGTTATATTCAACGTTGGATCGAGCAACTCCAACGATACAATCACAATGCCGCATTCAG gTATGGGTGATGTGGTCGCCATCATGATCCCCGAGCCTAAAGGTCGCGAGGTCGCTGCTCTGCTAGAGCGGAACGTCACGGTAACCATGCACATCACCATAGGAACGCGTAACCTCCAGAAGTACGTGAGCAGGACGTCGGTGGTGTTCGTCTCCATCTCCTTCATCATCCTGATGATCATCTCTCTGGCCTGGCTCGTCTTCTACTACATACAGAGGTTCAGATACGTCAACGCACGGGACCGCTACCAG aggcGTCTGGGAGATGCAGCTAAGAAGGCCATCAATAAACTGCAGGTCAGGACCATCAGGAAAGGAGACGGGGAAACGGAGTCAGACTTTGATAACTGTGCCGTGTGTATCGAGGGCTACAAGCCGAACGATGTGGTCAGGATACTACCCTGCAG ACATCTGTTCCACAAGAACTGTGTGGACCCCTGGCTGCTGGATCACAGGACCTGTCCCATGTGTAAGATAGACATCCTCAAAGCCCTGGGCATCGCT ttaaATGCAGACTGTCTGGATGACCTGCCCTTGGACTATGAGATGGTGGGGGTGGAGGGCCTGGTCCTGGAGGCTGTGGTGTCGGCGGGGTCCAGTGACGGGACCCTCAGTGAGGGGGGGTCGGTGGTTCTAGACCCGGGCATGCGGAGGGTGGGGCTACCCCAAGACTACCACAACCCAGACCCTCTGAGGGATAGTCCCATTACTGTTACTACTGATACCCACacag GTGAACTCCTGCCCATGACGAGCAGTGCATCCGTGGCGTCCCTGGTGATCGCTGTAGAAACAGGGCTGTCGGACGAAGACCTTTCACTGGAACAACCAGCCCCTACTGGGGACAACAAGTCCTGA